Below is a genomic region from bacterium.
TATTTATTCTTGTTATTTGTAGGTATGGCTCTGCTAGTTCGAACTTCGGTAGAAACTGTCCCGCACAACACTAACGTTAAATGGCTGGCAGCTTTAGTTCTGGCTTTATTCTCTGCCGAACTGTTTTGGGTGCTGCAATTTTTACCTCTACACTTTTCGGTTTTAGCTGTTATCAACTTTAATATTCTGTACCTTTTGTGGGCAATATATTATCATTATCTATATCAGACCTTAACAGCGAGGCAAATTCAGTTCAATATTTTGCTTGCCTTAGGCTTAAGCATCATCGTATTGCTGTCATCTCCTTGGTCCATTTTAAATTAATTTTCGTATGAATAAAAAACAGATTGTTCTAGTTATAATTATCACGGCAGTAATTGTTTGGGTTGCAGATCTATTGGCTGGCAACTATTTGTCCGCAAGACTGTCGACGGCTTCTTGGGCGCGCAAGTTCAATTTGTTTAATCCTCAGGCTCAACTGGTTGTAACTAATCGCGAAACCGTGCGAGTTAACAACGGCAATGATGCAGTAGAAGCTGCGGAAAACGCCAAGTCCAAGCTTTCTACGTTAATTTATTTTGAAAACGGTAAAGTTACCACTACCGGCTCGGCTATTAACTGGACTTCTGACGGTTATCTAGTGACCACAAAAGCCGCATTGGCTCCAGGCGGAAAAGTATTTGCCATCGTCACCAGCAATGGCGACGTATTCCCGGTAGAAACAAGCTACCCAGACCCGGCTTCTAACTTGGTACTCTTAAAAACCTCTGCCCAGGGTTTAGCCGTGCTTGACCCTTCAAATAATGATGACCTCCGCGTAGGGCAGCAGGTGCTGGGATTGCAAAACTCAGTAGGCAATCGCATGACCCGCTTTGCTACCGGATATATTTCTCGTTTATCTTCGGATACTTACGGCGCAGTTTTAGAAAGCGATTTAGTGAGCCGCTCTTACAGCGTTCAGGTAAACGGCGGCTTTGCTCCAGCTACTGCAATTATGAACCTTTCCGGTCGTATGGTTGGCGTTTGGGACGGGCAAAACGTTATCAGCGTAGATGATGTCCGTTTGCTGGTTAATAATTTCTTAAATGACCAAAAGCAGATAGTTCGTCCGTCATTTGGTTTTTCTTACCAAATGTTGAGCGAAAGTGAAAGTAAGATTTTGCAAACCGTTAGCGGGGCAAGAGTCATGGGTTTGGCGGCAGGGAAGTCGGCTGCAGATAGCGGTATACGAGTTAACGACGTAATTGTGGAATGGGGCGGAAAGGCCGTGAACAATTCTATTAATTTTGATTCTATTTTAAGACAAACAAAACCGAATCAAACGATTCGGGTAAAGGTTTACAGATCTGGGACAAATTTAGAATTAAATTTGGTTTCCGGAACAATGTAGTTTGAATTTTGATAGTTTAAATTTCGCGGCGGCCTTCCAGTGCCCGCGACAGTGTAACTTCATCTGCATATTCTAAATCTCCGCCCATAGGTAACCCGCGCGCAATGCGGGTTATTTTTACGTTAGAGTCCTTAAGTAGCTTGGCAATATGCATAGCCGTAGTTTCTCCTTCTAATGTAGGATTAGTGGCAACTATGATTTCCTGGGCATTGAGTTTTCCGATGCGAACGAGTAGGGAAGAAATATTGAGCTGTTCGGCGCCGACGCCTTCGATGGGGTTAAGCACTCCGCCCAGGACGTGGAATACTCCTTTAAACGAACCGGTGCGGTCTAAGGCTAGCGCGTCTAAAGGTTCTTCGACAACGCAAATCAATTGGTGGTTGCGGGTTTGATCGCCGCATACGGAACATGGGTTCTGTTCGCTCATATTGTGGCATT
It encodes:
- a CDS encoding serine protease, producing the protein MNKKQIVLVIIITAVIVWVADLLAGNYLSARLSTASWARKFNLFNPQAQLVVTNRETVRVNNGNDAVEAAENAKSKLSTLIYFENGKVTTTGSAINWTSDGYLVTTKAALAPGGKVFAIVTSNGDVFPVETSYPDPASNLVLLKTSAQGLAVLDPSNNDDLRVGQQVLGLQNSVGNRMTRFATGYISRLSSDTYGAVLESDLVSRSYSVQVNGGFAPATAIMNLSGRMVGVWDGQNVISVDDVRLLVNNFLNDQKQIVRPSFGFSYQMLSESESKILQTVSGARVMGLAAGKSAADSGIRVNDVIVEWGGKAVNNSINFDSILRQTKPNQTIRVKVYRSGTNLELNLVSGTM
- the recR gene encoding recombination protein RecR, with product MLKLPPSLSRLINEFSKLPGIGPKSAQRLAFYLLKKDNVELLTLSESVKELRKDINFCDECHNMSEQNPCSVCGDQTRNHQLICVVEEPLDALALDRTGSFKGVFHVLGGVLNPIEGVGAEQLNISSLLVRIGKLNAQEIIVATNPTLEGETTAMHIAKLLKDSNVKITRIARGLPMGGDLEYADEVTLSRALEGRREI